The Streptomyces sp. NBC_01255 genome window below encodes:
- a CDS encoding flavin-containing monooxygenase, which translates to MEHVDVAVIGGGQSGLAAAYHLRREGLTPVVLEASGQAAGSWLRYYDSLTLFSPARHSSLPGLPFGGDPDRYPHRDEVVAYLLRYAERLDADIRTGRQISSVRADGEGFALRTVDGRQLGARAVVTATGGFGRPNRPALPGLDTFTGTVLHVSEYRRPEPFSGQRVVVVGAGNSAVQVAVELARVARVSLASRAPVRWFPQRPLGRDLHFWLNATGLDSAPLARFQRRPATMAVIDDGRYRAALAAQAPDRRPMFTHVDGPTVAWADGTKEGVDAIVLATGYRPDLDYLAPLDALGEDGRPRHRDGASLAHPRLAHLGLEWQRSLSSASLRGVGRDARRAARRLTGQLRRS; encoded by the coding sequence ATGGAGCACGTCGACGTCGCCGTGATCGGCGGCGGTCAGTCGGGCCTGGCCGCGGCGTACCACCTGCGGCGGGAGGGCCTGACGCCTGTGGTGCTGGAGGCGTCGGGGCAGGCGGCGGGGTCGTGGCTGCGGTACTACGACAGCCTCACCCTGTTCTCTCCGGCTCGGCACAGCTCACTGCCGGGCCTGCCGTTCGGCGGCGACCCGGACCGGTATCCGCACCGGGACGAGGTGGTGGCCTACCTGCTCAGGTACGCCGAGCGCCTGGACGCGGACATCCGCACCGGCCGGCAGATCTCCTCCGTACGTGCGGACGGGGAGGGATTCGCGCTGCGGACGGTGGACGGACGGCAGCTCGGGGCACGGGCGGTCGTCACGGCCACCGGCGGTTTCGGCCGGCCGAACCGGCCCGCCCTGCCCGGGCTCGACACCTTCACCGGCACGGTGCTGCACGTCTCGGAGTACCGCAGGCCGGAGCCGTTCTCGGGGCAGCGGGTCGTGGTCGTCGGCGCCGGGAACTCGGCGGTGCAGGTGGCCGTCGAGCTCGCGCGGGTCGCCCGGGTGAGCCTGGCCAGTCGCGCACCGGTGCGGTGGTTCCCGCAGCGACCGCTCGGGCGGGACCTGCACTTCTGGCTGAACGCCACAGGGCTGGACTCGGCGCCGCTCGCCCGCTTCCAGCGCAGGCCGGCCACGATGGCGGTCATCGACGACGGCCGCTACCGGGCCGCCCTCGCCGCGCAGGCACCGGACCGCCGCCCGATGTTCACGCACGTCGACGGCCCGACAGTCGCCTGGGCCGACGGAACGAAGGAGGGTGTGGACGCGATCGTCCTGGCCACCGGCTACCGGCCCGACCTCGACTACCTCGCTCCGCTCGACGCCCTCGGCGAGGACGGCCGGCCACGCCACCGCGACGGCGCCTCACTCGCTCACCCCCGCCTCGCCCACCTCGGGCTGGAGTGGCAGCGGAGCCTGTCCTCCGCCTCCCTCCGCGGAGTCGGCCGCGACGCCCGGCGCGCCGCACGGCGACTGACCGGGCAACTGCGCCGCTCGTGA
- a CDS encoding GNAT family N-acetyltransferase, whose amino-acid sequence MVVPLTADHADEVIAIYQAGIDEGNATFETTAPTWEQFDKAKLAEHRFAALDEDGRVLGWVAATKVSDRCAYAGVVEHSVYVHPDARGRGVASALLKALVDSTESAGIWTIQSGIFPENIASLAVHERAGFRVIGTRERIGRHHGRWRDVVLLERRSPAIN is encoded by the coding sequence ATGGTGGTGCCGCTCACCGCCGACCACGCCGACGAGGTCATCGCGATCTACCAGGCAGGGATCGACGAGGGCAACGCCACCTTCGAGACCACCGCCCCGACCTGGGAGCAGTTCGATAAGGCCAAGCTGGCCGAGCACCGCTTCGCCGCGCTCGACGAGGACGGCCGGGTGCTCGGCTGGGTCGCCGCCACCAAGGTCTCGGACCGGTGCGCGTACGCCGGCGTCGTCGAGCACTCGGTGTACGTCCACCCGGACGCCCGGGGCCGGGGTGTCGCCTCCGCGCTCCTGAAGGCGCTCGTCGACTCCACGGAGTCGGCCGGGATCTGGACGATCCAGTCCGGCATCTTCCCCGAGAACATCGCCAGCCTCGCCGTCCACGAACGGGCCGGCTTCCGGGTCATCGGGACGCGTGAGCGCATCGGCCGGCACCACGGCCGCTGGCGTGACGTGGTCCTGCTGGAGCGCCGCAGCCCGGCGATCAACTGA
- a CDS encoding DUF6193 family natural product biosynthesis protein has translation MNSESPREASEIVAAEWRRILEMSERRIDPAIPRAAHAHPRLGELFPMVSHGALYFSRCTQYPWTHDVAALFPRPGGFHVFRHSDKTVLGEPDTVEEAVGLIVANLPDGCGPAVDGNPDDL, from the coding sequence ATGAACAGCGAATCCCCGCGTGAGGCGTCGGAGATCGTAGCCGCGGAGTGGCGGAGAATCCTGGAAATGAGCGAGAGGCGCATTGACCCCGCGATCCCGCGCGCGGCCCACGCGCACCCTCGGCTGGGGGAGTTGTTTCCCATGGTCAGCCACGGAGCGCTGTACTTCAGCCGGTGCACTCAATACCCGTGGACCCATGACGTCGCCGCGCTGTTCCCCCGTCCCGGCGGGTTCCATGTGTTCCGGCACTCCGACAAGACGGTGCTCGGCGAACCGGACACTGTGGAGGAAGCCGTCGGACTCATCGTGGCCAACCTGCCCGATGGTTGCGGACCGGCCGTCGACGGAAACCCGGACGACCTGTGA
- a CDS encoding DinB family protein: MTNEGPIDRQAVYDDYERARQTFHRLLDTASKGDLARPTRGTKWTNEQLLWHMLFGYMVVRALLILVRAFGRLPRRVSKVFARVLDAVTVPFDLVNYLGPCGAVKVYGPRRMAAAFDRGTRALERRLAEESEAGLARGMHYPVRWDPFFQDYMTLADIYRYPTRHFDFHHRQLTLGGGKAFS, encoded by the coding sequence ATGACGAACGAGGGCCCTATAGACCGGCAGGCCGTGTACGACGACTACGAGCGCGCCCGCCAGACCTTTCACCGGCTCCTCGACACGGCCTCGAAGGGCGACCTGGCCCGGCCCACCCGCGGCACCAAATGGACCAATGAGCAGCTGCTGTGGCACATGCTCTTCGGCTACATGGTCGTCCGGGCGCTGCTGATCCTGGTCCGCGCATTCGGCCGGCTCCCGCGCAGGGTGAGCAAGGTGTTCGCGCGGGTGCTGGACGCTGTCACCGTGCCGTTCGACCTGGTCAACTACCTAGGTCCGTGCGGGGCGGTGAAGGTGTACGGGCCGCGCCGCATGGCCGCCGCCTTCGACCGGGGCACCCGGGCTCTGGAGCGCCGGCTGGCAGAGGAATCCGAAGCCGGTCTAGCACGCGGCATGCACTACCCGGTCCGCTGGGACCCCTTCTTCCAGGACTACATGACCCTCGCGGACATCTACCGCTACCCGACCCGGCACTTCGACTTCCACCACCGCCAACTCACCCTCGGCGGCGGGAAAGCGTTCAGTTGA
- a CDS encoding ArsI/CadI family heavy metal resistance metalloenzyme has product MSRVQLALRVPDLAASIAFYTKLFGAEPAKLRDGYANFAITEPPLKLVLIEGTEGEDTRLDHLGVEVESTDAVHAATTRLSGEGLPTREENDTTCCYAVQDKVWVTGPGSEPWEVYVVKADADTLTKQQGSTCCSSTSATAENGTSEPVAAAAAGGCC; this is encoded by the coding sequence ATGTCCCGAGTACAGCTCGCCCTGCGCGTCCCCGACCTTGCGGCATCCATCGCCTTCTACACCAAGCTCTTCGGCGCCGAACCGGCCAAACTCCGTGACGGCTACGCCAACTTCGCCATCACGGAACCGCCGCTCAAGCTCGTCCTCATCGAAGGCACCGAAGGCGAGGACACCCGCCTGGACCACCTCGGCGTGGAAGTCGAGAGCACCGACGCCGTCCACGCCGCCACCACCCGGCTGAGCGGCGAGGGCCTCCCGACGAGGGAGGAGAACGACACCACCTGCTGCTACGCCGTCCAGGACAAGGTGTGGGTCACCGGCCCCGGCAGTGAGCCGTGGGAGGTGTACGTCGTCAAGGCCGACGCCGACACCCTGACCAAGCAGCAGGGCAGCACCTGCTGTTCCAGCACGTCGGCCACCGCCGAGAACGGCACGAGCGAGCCGGTCGCCGCCGCCGCCGCCGGCGGCTGCTGCTGA
- a CDS encoding ArsR/SmtB family transcription factor: MSNMRTLPLLEPAVQPCCPPLTERPLTAEEAERTAVMFKALGDPVRLRLFSAVVSHEGGEACVCDISDVGVSQPTVSHHLRKLKEAGLLSSERRGTWVYYRVEPAVLAAMGQLLTKAAAA; encoded by the coding sequence ATGTCGAATATGAGAACGCTGCCGCTGCTGGAGCCCGCCGTCCAGCCATGCTGCCCGCCGCTGACCGAGCGGCCTCTGACGGCGGAGGAGGCGGAACGGACCGCCGTCATGTTCAAGGCCCTGGGCGATCCGGTCCGGCTGCGGCTGTTCTCGGCCGTCGTCTCGCACGAAGGCGGCGAAGCGTGCGTCTGCGACATCTCCGACGTCGGCGTCTCGCAGCCGACCGTCTCCCACCACTTGAGGAAGCTCAAGGAAGCCGGGCTGCTCTCCTCCGAGCGGCGCGGCACCTGGGTCTACTACCGAGTCGAGCCGGCCGTCCTCGCGGCGATGGGCCAGCTGCTGACCAAGGCCGCCGCCGCGTGA
- a CDS encoding NAD(P)-binding domain-containing protein — protein sequence MNAIAREQLPVLVIGAGPAGLAAAAHLVDRGLEPLVLEAGEQAGAAVREWSHVRLFSTWGEATDPAAEKLLAPTGWVKPDAKTYPTGGDWAEQYLQPLADALGDRIRLGARVTGVSRSGRDRIVDADREDQPFTVHVTYTDGREERIFARAVIDASGTWSTPSPAGGDGLPALGERAAADRISYRVPDLKNPATRARYAGKRTAVIGSGASAFTALATLADLAKSQDGSGTHATWILRRGISGSTFGGGSADQLPARGALGLAAKAAVDEGHADAVTGFRAAAFERDGEQLVLVAEDGRRLDPIDEVIVLTGFRPDLSFLDELRLGLDERLQAPVALAPLIDPNQHSCGTIYPHGANELSHPEEGVYLVGMKSYGRAPTFLALTGYEQVRSVVAAIAGDQESAERVELVLPETGVCGGAGLFDDQSADDTQADGGGCCTPAPALILLGAGSQATAGGC from the coding sequence ATGAACGCCATCGCCCGCGAGCAGCTGCCCGTCCTGGTCATCGGAGCCGGTCCCGCCGGTCTGGCCGCTGCCGCCCACCTCGTCGACCGCGGCCTTGAGCCCCTGGTCCTCGAAGCGGGCGAGCAGGCGGGGGCGGCGGTGCGCGAGTGGTCGCACGTGCGGCTCTTCTCCACCTGGGGAGAGGCCACCGACCCGGCCGCCGAGAAGCTCCTGGCCCCCACCGGCTGGGTGAAGCCGGACGCGAAGACGTACCCGACGGGCGGCGACTGGGCGGAGCAGTACCTCCAGCCGCTCGCCGACGCCCTGGGCGACCGCATCCGGCTCGGCGCCCGGGTCACCGGGGTCTCCCGCTCGGGGCGCGACCGGATCGTCGACGCCGACCGCGAGGACCAGCCCTTCACCGTCCACGTCACGTACACGGACGGCCGCGAGGAGCGGATCTTCGCCCGCGCCGTGATCGACGCCTCCGGCACCTGGTCCACCCCGAGCCCGGCCGGCGGCGACGGCCTCCCCGCCCTCGGCGAGCGCGCCGCGGCCGACCGGATCTCCTACCGCGTCCCCGACCTCAAGAACCCGGCGACCAGGGCCCGCTACGCGGGCAAGCGCACCGCCGTCATCGGCTCCGGCGCCTCCGCCTTCACCGCCCTCGCGACCCTCGCCGACCTCGCGAAGTCACAGGACGGCTCCGGCACGCACGCGACCTGGATCCTGCGCCGCGGCATCTCCGGCTCCACCTTCGGCGGCGGATCCGCCGACCAGCTCCCCGCCCGTGGTGCCCTCGGCCTCGCCGCCAAGGCCGCCGTCGACGAGGGTCACGCCGACGCCGTCACGGGCTTCCGGGCCGCGGCGTTCGAGCGCGACGGCGAGCAGCTCGTCCTGGTCGCGGAGGACGGCCGCCGTCTCGACCCGATCGACGAGGTCATCGTCCTCACGGGCTTCCGTCCCGACCTCTCCTTCCTCGACGAGCTCCGCCTCGGCCTCGACGAGCGCCTCCAGGCGCCGGTCGCGCTGGCCCCGCTCATCGACCCCAACCAGCACTCCTGCGGCACCATCTACCCCCACGGGGCGAACGAGCTCTCCCACCCGGAGGAGGGCGTCTATCTGGTCGGCATGAAGTCCTACGGCCGCGCCCCGACCTTCCTCGCCCTCACCGGCTACGAGCAGGTCCGCTCCGTCGTCGCCGCCATCGCCGGCGACCAGGAGTCCGCCGAGCGCGTCGAACTCGTCCTCCCCGAGACCGGGGTCTGCGGCGGCGCCGGCCTCTTCGACGACCAGTCGGCCGACGACACCCAGGCCGACGGCGGCGGCTGCTGCACGCCGGCCCCCGCGCTCATCCTGCTCGGCGCCGGTTCCCAGGCCACCGCCGGCGGCTGCTGA
- a CDS encoding MerR family transcriptional regulator, with protein MSTLRISQLAERSGVRPSTLRFYESAGLLPAERTAAGYRLYDEGSVERLAFISSAKLLGLALEDIRDLLDVRDEGVCAAVRARMVPMVADRIADADRRAAELAAFSAHLAGVHEQLAGPAPAGACGPDCGCTGESDAPGPVLVELSPTRPPVPDSVPAEAGEPWGETPVACTLSSDELGERTAQWRDLVARATTREEVPDGVRLIFPGTSELAAEVASLAAAEQGCCAFFDFTLHLTPATLELTARAPEAAGSLLADLFGAAS; from the coding sequence ATGAGCACTCTGCGGATCTCCCAGCTGGCCGAACGCTCCGGCGTTCGCCCGTCCACGCTGCGGTTCTACGAGTCGGCCGGTCTCTTGCCGGCCGAGCGCACCGCGGCCGGCTACCGCCTCTACGACGAGGGGTCGGTGGAGCGCCTGGCCTTCATCTCCTCCGCCAAGCTGCTGGGGCTCGCGCTGGAGGACATCCGCGACCTCCTCGACGTGCGGGACGAGGGGGTGTGCGCGGCGGTGCGGGCCCGGATGGTGCCGATGGTCGCCGACCGGATCGCGGACGCGGACCGGCGAGCGGCCGAGCTGGCCGCGTTCTCCGCCCACCTGGCCGGTGTGCACGAGCAGCTGGCCGGTCCGGCTCCGGCGGGCGCCTGCGGCCCGGACTGCGGCTGCACCGGCGAAAGCGACGCGCCGGGCCCTGTCCTGGTCGAACTGTCGCCCACACGTCCCCCGGTCCCGGACTCCGTACCCGCTGAGGCCGGGGAGCCGTGGGGCGAGACACCGGTGGCATGCACCCTGAGCAGCGATGAGCTGGGAGAGCGCACCGCGCAGTGGCGGGACCTCGTCGCCCGGGCCACCACACGCGAAGAGGTCCCGGACGGGGTGCGCCTTATCTTCCCCGGTACCTCTGAGCTGGCCGCCGAGGTCGCTTCGCTGGCCGCGGCCGAACAGGGATGCTGCGCGTTCTTCGACTTCACCCTGCACCTGACCCCCGCCACGCTGGAGCTGACCGCGCGTGCCCCCGAGGCCGCGGGATCCCTGCTGGCCGACCTCTTCGGAGCTGCCTCGTGA